A single region of the Parasphingorhabdus litoris DSM 22379 genome encodes:
- the rseP gene encoding RIP metalloprotease RseP produces the protein MTENPGILITLFAFLITIGVLVFIHEMGHYLVGRWCGVKADVFSIGFGKELVGWHDKRGTRWKIGALPLGGYVQFAGDMDPSSSASDEWLKLPAEERNQTFQSKSLLKRAAIVFAGPAINFLFAILILAGFALTYGESVTPPIVGNVAEKSTAATIGLKSGDQILEIDGDSIVRFSDLSREISIIPDEKVEIKFERDGEVISKEATIGVRIEEDRFGNQYRIGLLGISPGSIERRDVSLWEAPVVATRQTAEIVDLIVTTLGQVISGRRSVTELGGPLKIAQVSGEQFVAGLNQFIFFVALISINLGFINLLPIPMLDGGHLMFYAIEAVRRKPASPMVQQWAFQSGFALVVMFMLVVTFNDLASFGLFRVFSG, from the coding sequence TTGACCGAAAATCCCGGTATATTGATAACCTTATTCGCTTTTCTGATCACTATCGGAGTGCTCGTTTTCATTCATGAAATGGGGCATTATCTGGTTGGCCGTTGGTGCGGCGTCAAAGCGGATGTGTTCTCAATTGGTTTCGGCAAGGAACTTGTCGGCTGGCATGACAAGCGCGGGACACGCTGGAAAATCGGTGCATTGCCATTGGGTGGCTATGTCCAGTTTGCAGGCGATATGGACCCGTCCAGCTCGGCAAGCGATGAATGGCTGAAATTACCGGCAGAGGAGCGCAATCAGACATTTCAGTCCAAATCGCTGCTCAAACGCGCGGCGATTGTTTTTGCCGGACCCGCGATCAATTTCTTGTTCGCGATACTGATACTCGCCGGTTTTGCATTAACCTATGGCGAGAGTGTTACGCCCCCAATTGTCGGAAATGTTGCAGAAAAATCGACTGCCGCGACCATCGGATTGAAAAGTGGCGACCAAATTCTGGAAATTGATGGCGACAGCATCGTCCGTTTTTCTGATCTTTCGCGTGAAATATCGATCATTCCCGATGAGAAAGTTGAGATTAAATTCGAACGCGATGGAGAGGTTATCTCGAAAGAGGCGACGATTGGTGTCCGGATTGAGGAAGATCGGTTCGGCAATCAATATCGGATTGGCCTGTTGGGTATCTCACCGGGCAGTATCGAACGGCGCGACGTGTCGCTTTGGGAAGCACCGGTTGTGGCGACGCGGCAGACAGCCGAGATTGTCGACCTGATCGTCACCACATTGGGACAAGTTATCAGCGGACGGCGATCAGTGACGGAACTGGGTGGACCGCTGAAAATCGCACAGGTTTCCGGCGAGCAATTTGTGGCTGGGTTAAACCAGTTCATATTCTTTGTAGCGTTAATCTCAATTAACTTAGGGTTCATCAACCTCCTGCCAATCCCCATGCTCGATGGGGGACATTTGATGTTCTACGCCATAGAAGCGGTAAGGCGAAAGCCGGCCAGCCCTATGGTGCAACAATGGGCATTTCAATCGGGATTTGCATTGGTGGTGATGTTCATGTTGGTGGTAACATTTAATGATTTAGCCTCTTTCGGACTTTTCAGAGTGTTTTCGGGCTGA
- a CDS encoding 1-deoxy-D-xylulose-5-phosphate reductoisomerase has product MRDVATRTVSIFGATGSVGTSTLDLIRLDRDKYHVVALTAHSNAAALADLAMEFDADIAVISDPEQYDVLKALLAGSNIQAAAGPDQLVAAAALDVDWTMAAIVGCAGLPPTLAALKGGKTVALANKEALVSAGALMMAQAKEAGATLLPVDSEHNAIFQCLQGGRIDQVRKITLTASGGPFRSWSKEQMASVTPEQAVAHPNWDMGAKISVDSATMMNKGLELIEAHHLFPVGLDKIDILVHPQSVIHSMVEYHDCSTLAQLGSPDMRIPIASALAWPERMDTDCTPLDLAKIGRLDFEAPDVDRFPAIKLAREAIEAGGAVPAILNAANEIAVAAFLKGSVQFLEITEIVSRIVDSYSPGEPNDLADIFAIDKETRDRAVAMIEDVKV; this is encoded by the coding sequence ATGAGAGACGTAGCGACGAGAACGGTTTCGATATTCGGCGCGACCGGATCGGTTGGGACATCCACGCTCGATCTGATCCGCTTGGACCGCGATAAATATCATGTTGTTGCCTTGACTGCGCATAGCAATGCCGCTGCGTTGGCCGACTTGGCAATGGAATTTGACGCCGATATTGCGGTAATCTCTGATCCAGAGCAATATGATGTACTGAAGGCATTGCTGGCCGGATCGAATATCCAAGCTGCAGCCGGGCCAGACCAGCTGGTTGCAGCCGCTGCATTGGATGTGGACTGGACCATGGCGGCTATCGTTGGTTGTGCGGGCTTGCCCCCGACACTGGCCGCCCTGAAAGGCGGGAAAACGGTTGCGCTTGCGAATAAAGAGGCTTTGGTTTCAGCAGGCGCGTTGATGATGGCACAGGCTAAAGAGGCTGGTGCGACCTTGCTGCCGGTGGATTCGGAGCATAACGCGATCTTCCAATGTCTGCAGGGCGGCAGGATTGATCAGGTACGCAAAATTACCCTGACGGCTAGCGGTGGTCCCTTTCGCTCATGGTCGAAGGAGCAAATGGCTTCCGTCACTCCGGAACAGGCTGTGGCACATCCCAACTGGGATATGGGCGCGAAGATCTCCGTCGATAGTGCCACGATGATGAACAAGGGCCTGGAATTGATCGAGGCGCATCATCTTTTTCCGGTCGGGCTCGATAAGATTGACATATTGGTGCACCCTCAATCGGTGATCCATTCCATGGTCGAATATCATGATTGTTCGACACTGGCGCAATTGGGATCTCCGGATATGCGCATTCCTATTGCCAGCGCCTTGGCCTGGCCCGAGCGCATGGATACCGATTGCACACCGCTCGATTTGGCGAAAATTGGCAGGCTGGATTTTGAAGCGCCTGACGTGGATCGCTTTCCCGCCATCAAACTGGCGCGCGAAGCCATAGAGGCGGGGGGCGCTGTTCCGGCTATATTGAATGCAGCCAATGAGATAGCCGTGGCGGCCTTCCTCAAAGGCAGTGTTCAGTTTCTGGAAATCACTGAGATTGTATCGCGCATAGTTGACAGCTATAGCCCGGGCGAACCGAATGATCTTGCGGATATTTTTGCAATAGACAAAGAAACGCGTGATCGGGCTGTGGCAATGATTGAGGATGTTAAAGTTTGA
- a CDS encoding phosphatidate cytidylyltransferase codes for MNDPASPAKKPPNELVTRIIVGVALVATTIATLVMGDHYIGRHAFWLLIVLMALGILSEWAGLTGRLENKRLAQYALSVPLAIMSYMAAGPSFLALGLIFGAAMFIAVFDRSYKLALGILYAGLPALSILYLRGVDNGLLIVFWTLALVWATDIGAYFSGRAIGGPKLAPTFSPNKTWAGLIGGVIVTGLFSFALHVYFQLPFRLVLLSLPLAVLAQMGDLFESQMKRSAGVKDSGTVFPGHGGVMDRLDGLIPVAPVVAIIILFDSL; via the coding sequence ATGAACGACCCAGCAAGTCCAGCCAAAAAACCACCCAATGAACTGGTGACGCGGATCATCGTAGGTGTGGCTTTGGTTGCGACGACTATCGCCACTTTGGTGATGGGCGATCATTATATCGGCCGGCATGCGTTCTGGTTGCTCATTGTTCTCATGGCGCTTGGCATTTTGTCGGAATGGGCTGGTCTTACAGGACGGTTGGAAAATAAGCGGCTGGCCCAATATGCGCTGTCCGTGCCGCTCGCGATCATGTCTTACATGGCGGCGGGCCCCTCGTTTCTGGCGCTTGGATTAATATTTGGCGCGGCGATGTTCATTGCTGTCTTCGATCGTTCTTACAAGCTTGCGCTGGGCATATTATATGCCGGTTTACCGGCGCTATCCATTCTCTACCTGCGCGGGGTGGATAATGGCTTGCTGATTGTATTCTGGACGCTCGCGCTGGTTTGGGCGACAGATATCGGTGCCTATTTCTCTGGACGAGCCATAGGCGGGCCGAAACTGGCACCGACATTCAGTCCCAACAAAACCTGGGCTGGACTTATTGGCGGCGTGATTGTCACCGGCTTGTTCAGCTTTGCATTGCACGTTTATTTTCAGCTACCGTTCCGACTGGTCCTGCTTAGCCTGCCGCTGGCGGTATTAGCGCAGATGGGCGATCTTTTTGAAAGCCAGATGAAGCGCAGCGCAGGGGTCAAGGATAGCGGGACAGTATTCCCGGGGCATGGCGGTGTGATGGATCGGCTCGATGGACTGATTCCGGTAGCACCTGTGGTTGCAATTATCATATTGTTTGACAGCTTATGA
- a CDS encoding isoprenyl transferase → MPTKKGSTDPKSDAGQIADPTHGARHIAIIMDGNGRWAKKKHLPRALGHKKGVEAVRDIVRVAGEMGIEAMTLYAFSSENWSRPEDEITDLMGLLRQYIQSDIDEFDENGIRLKVIGNYKALDDDIVDLIDNALERTANNDRMTLAIALNYGAQDEMVRAVKSIAESVNQGSMDPQEIGADHISDALDTAGMPPLDLLIRTSGELRLSNFLLWQSAYSELYFTDTLWPDFDKRELQRALKSFGDRDRRFGGR, encoded by the coding sequence ATGCCCACAAAAAAGGGATCGACAGATCCAAAATCAGATGCGGGCCAGATCGCTGATCCGACCCATGGTGCACGCCATATTGCGATCATCATGGATGGCAATGGTCGCTGGGCAAAAAAGAAGCATTTACCGCGCGCCCTTGGTCACAAAAAAGGTGTGGAGGCGGTCCGCGATATAGTGCGCGTTGCCGGTGAAATGGGCATCGAGGCGATGACGCTTTATGCGTTTTCCTCAGAAAACTGGAGCCGGCCAGAGGATGAAATCACTGATTTGATGGGGCTACTCCGTCAATATATTCAATCGGATATTGATGAATTTGACGAGAATGGCATCCGTTTGAAGGTGATCGGTAATTACAAGGCGCTCGATGATGACATTGTTGACCTGATCGACAATGCGCTCGAGCGGACGGCGAATAACGACCGCATGACTTTGGCCATTGCGCTGAACTATGGTGCGCAAGATGAAATGGTGCGGGCGGTAAAGAGCATTGCAGAATCCGTCAATCAGGGCAGCATGGATCCTCAGGAGATTGGAGCGGATCATATCTCTGATGCGCTGGATACGGCGGGGATGCCACCGCTTGATCTGCTCATTCGGACATCGGGAGAGCTTCGTCTGTCCAACTTCCTGCTTTGGCAATCGGCTTATTCCGAGCTTTATTTCACCGATACCTTGTGGCCCGATTTCGACAAGCGGGAATTGCAGCGTGCGTTAAAGTCCTTTGGCGATCGGGATCGCCGTTTCGGTGGCCGCTGA
- the frr gene encoding ribosome recycling factor has protein sequence MAEYNKSDLEKRMKASIEALKHDLSGLRTGRANTALLDSITVEVYGAKMPLNQVATVSVPEPRMLSIQVWDKGNIQPVEKAVRSAGLGLNPMVDGPNIRLPIPDLTEERRKELAKMTGQFAEKSRIAIRNVRRDGMDDIKADENKKEIGEDDKKRLETEVQKLTDDMIAEADKLASAKEQEILTQ, from the coding sequence ATGGCAGAATATAACAAAAGCGATCTTGAAAAGCGCATGAAAGCGTCGATCGAAGCGTTGAAGCACGACTTGAGTGGTCTGCGGACAGGCCGTGCTAACACCGCATTGCTGGATAGCATCACGGTCGAAGTCTATGGCGCAAAAATGCCGCTTAACCAGGTGGCGACCGTATCGGTGCCGGAACCTCGCATGCTGTCCATTCAAGTTTGGGACAAGGGGAATATTCAGCCGGTTGAAAAAGCGGTACGGTCTGCTGGTCTGGGGCTGAACCCAATGGTGGACGGTCCTAACATCCGGTTGCCAATTCCGGACCTGACCGAAGAGCGCCGCAAGGAACTTGCCAAGATGACCGGCCAGTTTGCCGAGAAATCCCGTATTGCGATACGAAACGTGCGCCGCGACGGAATGGACGATATCAAGGCGGACGAGAATAAGAAAGAAATTGGCGAGGACGATAAAAAACGCCTGGAAACAGAAGTGCAAAAGCTCACCGATGATATGATTGCGGAAGCCGATAAGTTGGCGTCGGCGAAGGAACAGGAAATTCTGACACAGTGA
- the pyrH gene encoding UMP kinase produces the protein MKRPAFKRILLKLSGEALMGSGEFGIDPETVNRIAAEVKSAKEAGYELCLVVGGGNIFRGLAAAAKGFDRTSADYMGMLATVMNALAVQNALEQMGCDTRVLSAIPMASVCEPYIRRKAVRHLEKGRIVIFAAGTGNPYFTTDTAAALRAAEMGCEALFKGTSVDGVYDADPKTNPDAVRYDALSFDQVLTDNLKVMDASAVALCRENNIPIVVFTIREQGNLATVLGGGGTATIVGATE, from the coding sequence ATGAAAAGACCAGCGTTTAAGCGCATTTTGCTGAAGCTTTCGGGTGAAGCTTTGATGGGTTCGGGGGAGTTCGGAATCGATCCGGAAACCGTGAATCGGATTGCGGCTGAAGTGAAGTCGGCGAAAGAAGCTGGTTATGAACTGTGTCTCGTCGTTGGTGGCGGTAACATATTCCGCGGACTGGCGGCAGCGGCCAAGGGCTTCGACCGGACGAGCGCCGACTATATGGGCATGCTGGCAACCGTGATGAACGCGCTTGCGGTGCAAAATGCGCTGGAACAAATGGGCTGTGACACGCGGGTCTTGTCGGCCATTCCGATGGCCAGTGTTTGTGAGCCCTATATCCGCCGTAAAGCGGTTCGCCATCTTGAAAAGGGCCGCATTGTAATATTTGCAGCCGGCACCGGTAATCCCTATTTTACTACTGATACCGCTGCGGCGCTGCGCGCTGCGGAAATGGGCTGTGAAGCCTTGTTCAAGGGCACCAGCGTGGACGGCGTATATGACGCTGACCCGAAAACCAATCCCGATGCGGTGCGCTACGATGCGCTGAGTTTTGATCAGGTATTAACCGATAATTTGAAAGTTATGGATGCCAGTGCAGTGGCCCTGTGCCGAGAGAATAATATACCGATCGTGGTCTTCACGATCCGCGAGCAAGGCAATCTGGCGACTGTCCTGGGCGGTGGCGGAACCGCGACCATCGTCGGCGCAACAGAATAG
- the tsf gene encoding translation elongation factor Ts: MAITAAAVKELRERTGAGMMDCKKALNETNGDVEAAVDLLRTKGLAAAQKKSSRTAAEGLVGVTVSGTKGVAVEVNSETDFVAKNEQFQSFVTGVTEVALGLGSDDVEALAAADYPAGGTVQDTLTNNIATIGENQTIRRMKTVAVSSGTVVPYVHNAVTPTMGKIGVLVALESTAGADVLEPLGKQIAMHIAAAFPLALNADGLDQDMLERERAIAAEKAAESGKPANIVEKMVDGAMAKFAKENALLSQIFVMDNKTPIAQVVEQAGKDAGAEIKLTEYVRFQLGEGIEKKEEDFAAEVAATLGS, encoded by the coding sequence ATGGCTATTACAGCAGCAGCAGTGAAAGAACTGCGCGAGCGCACAGGCGCTGGCATGATGGATTGCAAAAAAGCATTGAACGAAACCAATGGCGACGTGGAAGCAGCGGTTGATTTGCTGCGCACGAAAGGCTTGGCTGCCGCGCAGAAGAAATCCAGCCGTACCGCGGCTGAAGGACTTGTTGGCGTGACCGTATCCGGCACCAAAGGCGTTGCTGTTGAAGTGAACAGTGAAACCGACTTTGTTGCCAAGAACGAACAATTCCAATCCTTTGTAACCGGCGTAACCGAAGTTGCATTGGGCTTGGGCAGCGATGATGTCGAAGCTCTGGCAGCGGCTGACTATCCTGCTGGCGGTACGGTTCAGGACACGCTGACCAACAACATCGCAACCATCGGCGAAAATCAAACGATCCGCCGAATGAAAACTGTTGCGGTGAGCAGCGGTACCGTTGTGCCTTACGTTCACAATGCCGTGACACCAACAATGGGCAAAATCGGTGTGCTGGTTGCTCTGGAAAGCACCGCGGGCGCAGACGTTTTGGAGCCATTGGGCAAACAGATCGCCATGCATATTGCTGCGGCCTTCCCATTGGCATTGAATGCTGATGGCCTGGACCAGGACATGCTGGAACGTGAGCGCGCTATTGCCGCAGAAAAAGCCGCTGAATCCGGCAAGCCAGCGAACATCGTCGAAAAAATGGTCGACGGCGCGATGGCAAAATTTGCCAAGGAAAACGCGCTGCTCAGCCAGATTTTCGTCATGGATAACAAGACGCCAATCGCTCAGGTTGTCGAGCAAGCAGGCAAGGATGCTGGTGCTGAAATCAAGCTGACCGAATATGTCCGCTTTCAGCTTGGCGAAGGTATCGAGAAGAAAGAGGAAGACTTCGCAGCAGAAGTCGCTGCAACACTCGGCAGCTAA
- a CDS encoding serine hydrolase domain-containing protein, with protein sequence MTIVMGRRQLCKFGMAAAVLPVLPACVTRYSESRTPTEGQVNFIEAKMAEHRIPGAGLAFVEEGKLAWERGFGVKNSETGDPVSTQTLFQAASLSKPLFAYVVMQAIDREEIGLDDRLTKFVRPTDLKPHHWSEQITVRDVLQHTTGLPNWRDDKDGPEPLVPAFEPGTGSTYSGEAYHWLQRVMEKITGLGLDAMIRERLFVPAGLEDMRMLWEPERDSREVYGHIVNDQDALVVDNLQFIREQGPRLVEVAKRWGRPMRMWTAEDHEKAVAEMRPHEHARLKDRPAWRWGRPGAFIIDSASSLRCTAGDYARFLCLMMPGRDRADWELTEQKRQAMLTPQFEQDIEGGRLPRTFGWGLEKRQNGVAYYHWGKNGRSHISVALGDPVTQKGIVVMTNGPNGNAFIKDVVTSLMDKNYIGITS encoded by the coding sequence ATGACCATTGTTATGGGCCGACGCCAATTGTGCAAATTTGGTATGGCCGCAGCGGTACTGCCCGTTTTGCCCGCTTGTGTGACACGCTATTCTGAAAGCCGGACACCAACTGAAGGTCAGGTGAATTTTATCGAAGCAAAGATGGCTGAACATCGCATACCCGGCGCTGGCCTGGCCTTTGTTGAGGAAGGAAAACTGGCTTGGGAGCGCGGTTTCGGCGTTAAAAATAGCGAAACCGGTGATCCGGTTTCAACGCAAACCCTGTTTCAAGCGGCATCGCTTTCGAAGCCTCTCTTTGCTTATGTGGTCATGCAGGCCATCGATCGAGAGGAAATTGGTCTAGATGACCGCCTGACAAAATTTGTACGCCCGACCGATCTGAAGCCGCATCATTGGTCAGAGCAGATCACTGTCCGTGATGTTCTGCAACACACGACGGGATTGCCGAACTGGCGTGATGACAAGGATGGGCCGGAACCCTTGGTACCGGCTTTTGAACCGGGAACGGGTTCGACCTATTCGGGTGAAGCCTATCATTGGCTCCAGCGTGTGATGGAAAAGATCACCGGGCTTGGCCTGGATGCGATGATACGCGAACGGTTATTCGTTCCGGCCGGGCTGGAAGATATGCGCATGCTTTGGGAACCTGAGCGCGATAGTCGAGAAGTCTATGGACATATTGTAAACGATCAGGATGCGCTTGTTGTCGACAACCTGCAATTTATTCGCGAGCAAGGACCCCGTTTGGTGGAGGTTGCAAAGCGGTGGGGCCGACCCATGCGCATGTGGACGGCTGAAGACCATGAAAAGGCCGTCGCTGAAATGCGCCCTCATGAACACGCTCGGCTTAAGGATCGTCCCGCATGGCGGTGGGGTCGGCCCGGTGCCTTCATTATCGATAGCGCATCGAGCCTTAGATGCACGGCTGGCGACTATGCGCGCTTTCTATGCCTCATGATGCCTGGCCGCGACCGTGCGGATTGGGAGCTCACCGAACAAAAACGGCAAGCGATGCTCACACCGCAATTCGAACAGGACATTGAAGGAGGCCGATTGCCGCGCACTTTTGGGTGGGGACTTGAAAAGCGCCAAAACGGTGTTGCTTATTATCATTGGGGGAAAAATGGCCGTTCCCATATTTCGGTCGCTTTGGGAGACCCGGTGACACAAAAAGGGATTGTGGTCATGACCAATGGGCCGAATGGCAATGCGTTTATCAAAGATGTCGTTACATCACTGATGGACAAAAACTATATTGGGATTACGTCCTGA
- a CDS encoding LL-diaminopimelate aminotransferase, translating to MSEEFYRIKRLPPYVFAEVNAMKAEARARGEDIIDLGMGNPDGAPAQHVIDKLCETANDPTAHRYSASKGIKGLRLAQSKYYKRRFDVDLDPESEVIVTLGSKEGLANLAQAITAPGDVVLAPNPSYPIHTFGFIIAGAAIRSIPAAPGPDFFTRLEYAMSYSVPKPSVLVMGYPSNPTAYVADLDFYQKVVDFAREHKLWVISDLAYAEIYYGDVPTPSMLQVKGAKDCVVEFTSMSKTYSMPGWRMGFAVGNQKLIGALTRVKSYLDYGAFTPIQVAATAALNGPQDIIDENRALYKKRRDVMVESFGRAGWDIPPPEASMFAWAPVPEQFRELGSMEFAKRLIAEAGVAVAPGTGFGDEGEGYVRLALVENEQRIRQAARNMKKFLSKG from the coding sequence ATGTCAGAAGAATTCTACCGCATCAAACGCCTGCCGCCTTATGTGTTCGCTGAAGTGAACGCGATGAAGGCCGAAGCGCGCGCCCGCGGAGAGGATATTATCGACCTTGGCATGGGTAATCCCGATGGTGCTCCGGCGCAGCATGTCATCGACAAGCTGTGTGAAACAGCGAATGATCCGACCGCGCACCGCTATAGTGCGTCCAAAGGGATAAAAGGGCTGCGCCTCGCGCAATCCAAATATTATAAGCGCCGTTTCGATGTTGACCTCGATCCCGAAAGCGAAGTGATCGTGACTTTGGGGTCCAAAGAAGGTCTTGCGAATCTGGCACAGGCAATCACCGCTCCAGGCGACGTCGTGCTGGCGCCCAATCCGTCCTACCCGATCCATACTTTTGGATTCATTATAGCAGGAGCAGCCATCCGCTCGATTCCCGCCGCACCAGGGCCGGATTTCTTCACACGGCTTGAATATGCGATGAGCTACAGCGTGCCGAAGCCATCGGTGCTGGTCATGGGTTATCCCTCCAATCCCACAGCCTATGTCGCCGATCTCGATTTTTACCAAAAAGTCGTTGATTTCGCGCGCGAACATAAGCTTTGGGTGATCAGCGATCTTGCCTATGCCGAGATCTATTATGGCGATGTGCCAACGCCATCGATGTTGCAAGTCAAGGGCGCGAAGGATTGCGTGGTTGAATTTACCAGCATGTCGAAAACTTACTCCATGCCCGGCTGGCGCATGGGATTTGCCGTCGGCAATCAAAAGCTGATCGGCGCGCTGACACGAGTGAAATCCTATCTCGACTATGGTGCTTTCACGCCGATACAGGTGGCTGCAACTGCTGCGCTGAACGGTCCGCAGGATATTATCGATGAAAACCGCGCACTCTATAAAAAGCGCCGCGATGTCATGGTTGAAAGCTTTGGCCGCGCTGGCTGGGACATTCCGCCGCCAGAGGCGAGCATGTTCGCCTGGGCACCGGTTCCCGAACAATTTCGTGAACTCGGCTCCATGGAATTTGCCAAGCGCTTGATTGCCGAGGCCGGCGTTGCCGTTGCGCCAGGTACAGGCTTTGGTGATGAAGGTGAGGGCTATGTTCGCCTCGCGCTCGTCGAAAATGAGCAACGCATCCGCCAAGCGGCGCGGAACATGAAGAAGTTTCTCAGCAAAGGCTAA